The Balearica regulorum gibbericeps isolate bBalReg1 chromosome 32, bBalReg1.pri, whole genome shotgun sequence genome segment TTCCTGCTCCTTGCAGTACCGTTAACCCCTTTGGGAGATGCTCAGACACTGATTTGAGGCTGGCAGCAGTCcgtttgctttcttttgagtttttcttttgctgtttggtGCAGGTTTGAAGTCCGGGGCAGCGGACAATGTGCCTATGTCAATGTGGACGGGATCAGCAGCGACTGGTGCTCCCAGAAGAAATACTCTGTCTGCAGCCACCTGCAAAAGCACCCCAGCAGGATTCTGAAGGATTCAGAAATCCTTCTGCATTTCACCTCAGATTTCCCCCCTCGGCAGAGGAGATCACAAGCTGCTGTTAACAGCGCACAAGACAATAGTGAGTCTCCCAAGGGGATATATATGATTCTCCCAATGGTATAGATTTATTTTAGCTTACAAAAGTAGAAACTCGTCATGACGCTCACAGAGCCGTGACCAAAGGATCCTTCCTTTAATCCGACCACTAGTGCCTTTCCAGCTTTTGCACTTGCAGAGAGACATGGGAATGTTTGAGGCTCTTGGAAGACTCCCTGCTCGGGCGGCAGCTGCCGCACTGCGAAGCTCAGTCCTGCTGATTTTGGTgcctttgttgttttttgtggatttggaagagctggaggagagggcagAAATAGAAAGAGGAGAAGCGAAGCAGAGTTACTTCGGTGTGTCCCCTGGCCAGCGCTTGGGAGAAACCCAGCCTCGGCAAGGAGCCACCGAACCGCTGCTCTGGGATGTGTTTTGGCATCCTGGTGAATTGTCCGGTGTCGAGTCTGTCCCGTTATTCCTCGTGTcgtttcctctggtttaaatCTCGGTGGCTTCTTTCTGGCAAATCCAACGTAATGGGGTGCCGCAGTTGTGGGCACACAGCTGACCATTCCGAATTGCGGCACAAGCATCCCCCTCCATGGGACCCTGCACCGGAGACCTAGAGAACACCGCGATGGCAATCAGCCTGGCGTCATGCGTGTTTCCAGCAACAATATTTATCTCATTAGGgtgtttttccccccaaaaccttgAACCGTGAGCTGTTGTCAGCTCAGCTGCGAGCACAGCAATGTACCACCCATCTGCCTCTTGTTTTTCCAGCCTGTGCTCCCCAGACACttgtttctccttcccagccccccGTGTGTGTAACTACTTGGTCTAATAAATATTAGCTCTATTAAAAACTGCCTTTTCTCTGTATGCTGAGGTCACGGTGGCTACAACGGCACCCCTGCGTGAAGAATGTTACCACTGGGGcaatctttttgctttttaatgggTTGACATTTCCCTGCCTTTATGCTTTGCATTTGGGTGTAAAACAGGAATAAGGGtttaattgctttttcctctcttcttcctgtttaGCGGCCGGGCTGCAGAGACCGGACGTGTGTCACTCTGATTTAATTTGCTCCTGTGAGCATTGCTGCCAGCTCCAGAGGGATTTTGGGGAGTCATTGGGGAGCAGCCAGGTCTGTGGTGAGCATCAGGCTGGGAAATATTTCCCCTGGGATGTGGTCATTGCAAACCACTCATGAACCGGAGCAGTGGGAGGCACTCACAAGGCTTCCTGTAAAGGGGATCCATCCTGCCACgtccacattttccctcctgTCTGGTTGGTGCTCAGCCCCATCCAGGCTTTGGAGGTGTTTTGGATCATCTCCTTGATGAAAgcctgggagaggagggaaggagtcTTAGAGCTGATCGTGTGGGGTGCAGACCTGATCCTGCCCGTGGGGATCTGGTCTGGGATGAGCTTGGTGCAtgccagctgcaggctgggggctggagAGGTCGGTGGGTGCTTTGGAAGGGGTGGGAGAGTGCTCTGGAGGTGATGGGCAGGGGAGCAGTGTTTTTGGGGTGATAGAGGAGCACGGAAGCTTATGTATGGGGCAGCGtggttttccccttctcctttcatCTCCTCTGAACTCATATTTCTGGGGTTTGagttggttcccccccccctccccccccgaaATCCTGCCTGGCAGCATGGGCTTGGGTGCTTTGCAAGCCAGGAAGGAAAGGTCAGCCACAGTCTGGAGGTTGTGTAGCGTTTTGTACAaagcaaagcttaaaaaaaaaaaaaaagagaagcagccaAAGGCAGAGGCAACGCTCGAGCCTTTCCCACGCAGTTACGTACCATCTCCTCCGCGCTCTTCAGCACGGCCAGCTGAGATCGCTGGTGCGAGCAGTTCTTCACCGCCGCCTCCCAGGTTTCGGTTTTTGCAGAAACCCAGTAGCACTTGGCTGCGAATGGTTGCCAGCCTGCGGGACAGAGCCAGCAAGCCGGGGTGCCTGCGGCAGAGATGGGTGTGAGCGGTCCCTGGCCCCCTGGGTGCCACAGGGTGAGGAGTAGAGCTGGGGGGCACCAGGTTCTTGCAACCCCCCTGGGATGCTCAaggcttttcctgctgtttgaGGTCCCACAGGTGCATTTTTGGGAAATGTGGTTTGTGCCCATGCTGGGAAAGGCTTCCCCGGTTTGGGGGGCAAAGCAAGAGGAGCAGCCGAGGAAGGTGGTGAGGGCATGGGGTGGTGCAGGGAGAGGGCGATGCAGATGGGAACAGCAGTTGGGAGGACTGGGGGGGTCTTGGGGTGTTTTCCCGATGTTCCTGGCTTTGTTGTCCCCTTTCCACATGGGAGAGAGGAACAACAACCTCCCGCGCCCCTGACAAGGTTGGGGTTCCATCCAGAGCCCTGAAGCTGTGGGTGATGCTGAGCCGGGTACCTGCTGCATGGTGGTTTCCTTGCTCACACAGCCGCTgtctcagctgcagctggaaacaATCCAGGGAACATTTGAACTCGGGGATGTCACATTGGCTGGTGTTGGTCAGGCAGCTTTCCCAGGAGCATGTGCTGGCCGGGACCTCCTTTGCCTGGCTCTGGATGGAGCCGTTTCCACCTGAAATGAGGATGGATTGGACCCGCAGCATCGTGCTGCTGTCGGGGCTGGAGGATGCAACCGCTGGGGATGGACCGAGGTGCTGCCCAGGGACAGGATTCTTTGGGGGAGACCCCTGGGGTCTTTGCAACCAGCATCAGGGTGGAGAAAGGGACCTGTATCAGGCCCCCAAAACATCAACTGGGTTGTactggcagctctgcccctcctgcccattggggagagctgctgcctgggacaGGAGTGGCCCAGGAGTTGCTCCCTGCTAGCAATACAGGAGaagcctgctccagcccaggtgggggctgggatggggaaggTTTGGGGAGATTTTCATCATTTTGGATGGCAGACCCTGCCACTCACCATTTTGCTGCAGAAGCCATAGCATGACACCCACCAGGACTGCGGTCCCGACCCATCCAGctcccagcagtgcccagtACCACCAAGGACCTGCAGCAGGAGCCGTACTGGTAGCGAGGGAGgaagcagcttttctgtggTCTTTGCCCTGTTTTCAATACCCTTGATTTCAGCAGACAGGTCCCCCCATGTCGCTCTGCTCAGCGAGAAAAACCTTGCAAGTGTCTGTAGAAGCAACGGAGCTGAGAAAACACACAAGCTGCCTTGCCTGCTTGACCGGAAAAACTGCAGCGAGCCAACTTGCAAAGCCTCGGAGCTGAGAGctcagctcctctcctccccgtgctgcacccaggggtgcgctggggaagggaaggccCCAAAGGAAAGCCCTTGGGATGCTCGAAGTGATGGGGAGAGGTTGCTGGTCGCTGCACGGCTCCTGCTCAGCCTTGCTGAGCtccaaaagtaaaaaaagacgAGCACATGAAGCCCTGCACGTAGAGGTAGCAGCATCCTTGGGGTTGgttgtattttcctctttctccaagAAAATTGGGTTATGGAAAAGACATGTGCTT includes the following:
- the LOC142598949 gene encoding killer cell lectin-like receptor subfamily B member 1B allele A, with the translated sequence MSQEQGPAMAPTIIYAELDMPQRSAPGGCRKLPGPWWYWALLGAGWVGTAVLVGVMLWLLQQNGGNGSIQSQAKEVPASTCSWESCLTNTSQCDIPEFKCSLDCFQLQLRQRLCEQGNHHAAGTAGTPACWLCPAGWQPFAAKCYWVSAKTETWEAAVKNCSHQRSQLAVLKSAEEMAFIKEMIQNTSKAWMGLSTNQTGGKMWTWQDGSPLQEALSPVQGPMEGDACAAIRNGQLCAHNCGTPLRWICQKEATEI